A window of the Brassica napus cultivar Da-Ae chromosome C5, Da-Ae, whole genome shotgun sequence genome harbors these coding sequences:
- the LOC106373337 gene encoding uncharacterized protein LOC106373337 — MGQHVKCRQKMKAPDSFRNPGFWCDFHRDHGHKTEDCVALKIEVNELLRKGHLKEFLSEKAKSHLSKETTGKPTEAATVSPPRQDRVKHVISSCSVISGISHAAAKKSTWNAKHGLEAAMPKRLLLGTYEISFMAKEQERVLTPHHDALVISLTVANCLLKRILVDNGSSGNIIFQAAYKDLGLEEGALTQRIIPLIGFSGEVKQTTAEVTVPVYAEGINMSTKFLVVDYDSSYNMILGQPWIHEMGAVLSTLHQMVKFPTPWGIKAIRGDQEYYRSCYHTTLKGKTKVL, encoded by the coding sequence ATGGGCCAGCATGTTAAGTGTCGTCAGAAAATGAAAGCCCCCGACTCTTTCCGGAACCCTGGCTTCTGGTGCGACTTCCATCGAGACCACGGTCACAAAACGGAGGACTGCGTCGCACTAAAGATCGAGGTCAACGAGCTGCTTAGGAAAGGGCACCTCAAGGAGTTCCTTTCTGAGAAGGCCAAAAGCCATCTAAGCAAGGAGACAACGGGTAAGCCCACTGAAGCTGCTACCGTCTCGCCACCGCGACAGGACCGAGTGAAACATGTCATTTCCAGTTGTTCGGTTATCAGTGGCATAAGCCATGCAGCTGCGAAGAAAAGCACCTGGAACGCCAAGCACGGCCTAGAGGCAGCCATGCCAAAACGCTTGCTCCTAGGAACATACGAGATAAGCTTCATGGCCAAGGAGCAGGAGAGAGTTCTCACTCCGCATCACGACGCCCTGGTTATTTCGCTCACTGTAGCGAACTGCCTGTTAAAAAGGATACTGGTAGATAATGGAAGCTCcggcaacatcatcttccaggcCGCATACAAGGATCTGGGGCTGGAGGAAGGCGCTCTAACTCAGAGGATTATCCCCCTTATAGGGTTCAGCGGGGAAGTCAAGCAAACCACTGCAGAGGTAACCGTACCCGTATACGCCGAAGGAATCAACATGTCAACCAAGTTCCTCGTGGTTGATTACGATTCGTCTTACAACATGATCCTAGGACAGCCCTGGATCCACGAAATGGGGGCCGTCCTCTCGACTCTTCACCAAATGGTGAAATTCCCAACACCCTGGGGCATAAAGGCGATCAGAGGGGATCAGGAATATTACCGCTCTTGCTATCATACCACTCTGAAGGGaaagaccaaggtcttatag